ATCGCAGTCAGGAAGCCCTCGTATGCCAAGTAATAGCGCCCGTTCAACCATCGCCCGACACCCAAGAGATCCTGAAGGGTCACCGTACTTGCGATGACCGACCCGTGCAGGGTGAAGATGACCTCATTCGAATAGGCCGGGAGCGCACGGCGGAAGGCATTTGGCAGGACCACCAGCCGCATCCGCGTAAAGGACGACATGCCGCAGGCTTTGGCAGCCTCGATTTCGCCGCGGGGCGTGGTTTCGATGGCACCACGTAGAAATTCCGTCGTATAGGCGGCGGTATTGAGCGTGAAGGCGATCATCACGCACCACCAGGGGCTGGACAGGATCGGGTCCCATAGGAAACTGGTACGGACGGCCTCAAACTGACCTAGGCCGAAATAGAACAGGTAGACCTGCACCAGAAGAGGTGTTCCGCAAAATATGTAGGTGTAGATCCGGATCGCCGGGCTGAAGAATGGTTTACGATTGGCTCGCGCGATGGCCAGTGGCACAGCGATCAATCCGCCCACCAGAAGCGCCAGGAACGTCAGTTGCAGCGTCACCAGCGCACCTTCAAAAAACCGGCCGATATTGTCGTAGATCAGCAGGAAGTTGATCGGCGAGACGTTTTCGCTGATATGTGTTAGGTATTCGAGGAAGGTCCGTTCGGGCTCCATGGCTCAGGCCCTTCTCACGCCAGCGGAGTATCTGCGGTCTATCCAGCGCAGGATCAGGTCCGACACTCCGGTGATGATCAGATAGATCACCAGCACCGCAATCATGAAGGTGAAAAGCTGATGGGTGGACCGGCCCGCCGAAAACGCGTTCCACACCAGATCATGCAGTCCGATGACCGACACCAGCGCGGTGGATTTGACCAAAACCAGCCAGTTGTTTGTAAAACTTGGCAACGCAAAGCGCACCATCTGCGGCCAAGTCACGATACGGAAGATCTGCCCCGGCGACATGCCAATGGCTTTGCCTGCCTCGATCTGGCCGGTTGGAATGGCGAGGATCGCGCCGCGGAAGGTCTCGGTCATGTAGGCGCCGAAAATAAAGCCCAACGTCAGCGTCCCGGCAACGAACTGGTTGATCTCGACATAGCCCCAAAGTCCGGTCAAGCCACCGAGTTGGCTCACCAAGGTCTGACCGCCAAAGAAGATCAGCATCATCAACACCAGATCGGGCACGCTGCGCACAAAGGTCGTGTAGATATTGCCGGCACGCCGGATACCGCGCAGGTGGGACAGCTTTGCAAAGGCACCCATCAGCCCAAGGACGACCGAAAGAAGCAAAGACAGAACGGCCAGCGAAATTGTGACAATCGTGCCTTCGATCAAGATCTGTCGGTATTCGATTATCACGTCCATGGGTTCAGTCCGTCATCCGGCGAAAAGAGAGTGGCAGGGACCGGAACGGCCCCTGCCCTTATGCGATGTTATTTGCCGTAGATGTCGACGTCGAAATACTTGTCGTTGATCGCGGCGTAGGTGCCGTCGGCGCGGATCGCCTCGATGGCCGCGGTCAGCTCGCCTGCAAGTGGGTCGCCTTTGCGCACGGCAATACCGGTGCCTTCGCCAAGGCATTCAGGATCATCGACGTTCTCACCGAGGAAAGCAAAGCCCTCGCCCTGAGGCGTATTCAAAAAGCCATCAATGGCCTGCAGCGTATTGTTGAGCTGCATGTCCAAGCGACCTGCCACGAGATCAGCAAAAACGTCCTCTTGTGTGTTGTAAAGTCGCAGGTCAGCGTCCGGAAAAGCCTTCTCGACATGACATTGCAGGGTGGTGCCGCGCAGGACGCCGATCTTGACCCCATTGGTGCCTTCGACGGTCATATCAAATTCTGCGCCTTCACGGGCAATGAAGCGAGACGGCGTGTCATAATACTTCGCGGTGAAATCCACCTGCTTCTTACGGTCTTCGGTGATCGACATGGAGGCGACGATGGCATCATATTTGCGCGCCTGCAGGGCCGGGATCATCCCGTCCCATTCCTGTTCAACCAGTTCGCATTCACGCTCGAGCTGCGCGCAAAGCGCCAGCGCTATATCGATGTCGAATCCCGAAAGCGTACCATCGGCTTCCTTCATCGAAAATGGGGGATAGGCACCTTCGACACCGATGCGAAGCGTGTCTGCCGCCGCAGCGCCCCCGATGAATGTCATCGCGCAGGCGACTGTTGCGAGGAGTGTTTTCTTGAAGCTCATTTTTTGATTTCCCTTATTTGGACTGAGTTGAAAGGACCTCCCGGTTAGTGCCGGGTGTTCGAGAGGAACTCTTTGAAACGTGTCGATTTCGGGTCAGTGAACATCTGGTCCGGGTGACCCTGTTCTTCGATCAAACCCTGGTGAAGGAAGATCACCTCTGACGAGACATCTCGTGCAAAGGCCATCTCGTGCGTCACCACAACCATGGTGCGTCCCTCTTCGGCCAGCGACCGGATGACTTTCAGCACTTCACCCACCAGCTCCGGATCCAGCGCCGAGGTCGGTTCGTCAAACAGCATCACATCCGGTTCCATTGCCAGAGCGCGGGCAATTGCCGCGCGTTGCTGCTGACCGCCGGAAATATGTGCCGGGAAGTAATCGCGTCGCTCGTACATGCCGACGCGTTCGAGCACTTTGTGGGCTTTTTCAGTGGCCTCGGAGCGGGACTTTTTCAAGACATGCATTGGCCCGGCAATGACGTTTTCCAGCACTGTCATGTGTGACCAGAGATTGAACGACTGAAAAACCATCGCGAGCCGGGCGCGAATGCGCTCGACCTGGCGGGCATCTGACGGCTTGAACACGCCATGACGGTCCGTCGTCATCTTGATCTCTTCGCCATGCACTCTGATTACCCCGGAATTCGGCGTCTCAAGCAGGTTGATGCAGCGCAGAAACGTGCTTTTTCCTGATCCCGAAGATCCCAAGAGAGAGATCACATCTCCCTGACAAGCGCGGAGCGATACACCCTTAAGTACTTCCAACGCGCCAAAGGACTTGTGCAGATCGGTGACCACAAGCGAGGCATCGGCGGAAGAAGGAGTGGTGATATCAAGCATATGGCGTCCGTCTGGTGTTGGTGTTTTCTGAGGGATGGTAGCCGTCCGCCGAGGTTTCGAAAAACGCATATAACTTGCCCTCAGCGAAGCTTTTTGCTACGCTGAGGGAATGGGAAACACGCTCCGACATATGAATGCACTGCCTGTCTTCGAGGCAGCTGCACGGCATTCGAGCTTTGCCAAAGCCGGGGCCGAGCTGAACGTCAGCCACAGCGTCATCAGTCAGCACATCCGTAATCTTGAACACTGGCTCGGCACTGAGTTGTTCGTTCGCCGCGGCAATCGCGTGGAGTTGAGCGATGACGGGCGTGCCTTGCTGCCGCAGATTGCAAGCGGGCTGCAGATCCTCACTGACGCTTGCGAAACCGTGTTGCGAAAAACCCAAGCGGGCACGGTGGTTGTCAG
The Yoonia sp. SS1-5 DNA segment above includes these coding regions:
- a CDS encoding ABC transporter permease, whose product is MEPERTFLEYLTHISENVSPINFLLIYDNIGRFFEGALVTLQLTFLALLVGGLIAVPLAIARANRKPFFSPAIRIYTYIFCGTPLLVQVYLFYFGLGQFEAVRTSFLWDPILSSPWWCVMIAFTLNTAAYTTEFLRGAIETTPRGEIEAAKACGMSSFTRMRLVVLPNAFRRALPAYSNEVIFTLHGSVIASTVTLQDLLGVGRWLNGRYYLAYEGFLTAMVFYMAIVFLISILFKLAEKRFLGHLRPRIETKPSKVAAPA
- a CDS encoding ABC transporter permease, coding for MIIEYRQILIEGTIVTISLAVLSLLLSVVLGLMGAFAKLSHLRGIRRAGNIYTTFVRSVPDLVLMMLIFFGGQTLVSQLGGLTGLWGYVEINQFVAGTLTLGFIFGAYMTETFRGAILAIPTGQIEAGKAIGMSPGQIFRIVTWPQMVRFALPSFTNNWLVLVKSTALVSVIGLHDLVWNAFSAGRSTHQLFTFMIAVLVIYLIITGVSDLILRWIDRRYSAGVRRA
- a CDS encoding transporter substrate-binding domain-containing protein, whose product is MSFKKTLLATVACAMTFIGGAAAADTLRIGVEGAYPPFSMKEADGTLSGFDIDIALALCAQLERECELVEQEWDGMIPALQARKYDAIVASMSITEDRKKQVDFTAKYYDTPSRFIAREGAEFDMTVEGTNGVKIGVLRGTTLQCHVEKAFPDADLRLYNTQEDVFADLVAGRLDMQLNNTLQAIDGFLNTPQGEGFAFLGENVDDPECLGEGTGIAVRKGDPLAGELTAAIEAIRADGTYAAINDKYFDVDIYGK
- a CDS encoding ABC transporter ATP-binding protein; the protein is MLDITTPSSADASLVVTDLHKSFGALEVLKGVSLRACQGDVISLLGSSGSGKSTFLRCINLLETPNSGVIRVHGEEIKMTTDRHGVFKPSDARQVERIRARLAMVFQSFNLWSHMTVLENVIAGPMHVLKKSRSEATEKAHKVLERVGMYERRDYFPAHISGGQQQRAAIARALAMEPDVMLFDEPTSALDPELVGEVLKVIRSLAEEGRTMVVVTHEMAFARDVSSEVIFLHQGLIEEQGHPDQMFTDPKSTRFKEFLSNTRH